In Streptomyces erythrochromogenes, the DNA window GTCGGCCACGGCGCGGGCCGGGCTCCGGCCGGTTCGGGCCGGTTCGGGCCGGAACGCGCGTGGCGGGAGCCGGCCCGGCGCCCGCGGCATCAGCCCGCCGGGTCGGCCTCCAGCGCCGACGCGGGGTCCGGCGCCGACGGGCCCGACGGGATCCACCGGCCCTCCTCGCGGCGGTACGGCCACCAGCGGCCCTCCCGGCCCAGCCGGATCTGGCGGCCCGCCCCCGCCTGCGTCCAGCGCGCCCGGACCCTGCGCAGCACCGGAGCCTCTTCGTCGGCCCCGTCGCCGGCCTCCTCGTCCGCCCAGGCCGCGGCCAGTGCCGCCCGGGCGCGGGCCAGCGTGGCCCGGTCCGGCATCCAGTCGTCCTCCAGCGCGGCCAGGCCCGGGGCCGCGCCGAAGCCCCAGGCGAGCACGGCCAGTTCCATGTCGGCCCGGCTGCGCCCGGTAGCCGCCGCCAGGCGGGAGCGGACCCGGACGTCACCGGCCTCGCGCGTGAGTCGTACGGCGTCTTCCGCCTCCGTGAGCGGGGCCGGCGCGGGGCGGTCGGCGTGGTCCGGAGCGACCGCCTCCGCCAGCAGCCGGAACGCCTCGGCCGCGGCTGCCTGCGCGAGGAACTCCACCGCGTGCACGTCGAGCCCGTCCGGCTCGTCCTCCGTGTCCAGGGCCGGCGGCTGCCCCGGAGCCCGCGGCAGGTCCGGCAGCGGGGGCAGCGGCGGCGACCCCGCCCGCGCCGCCGCGTACGCCTGCTCCGCCGCAACACCCGCGTCGGCAGCCGTCCCGCGCGCGTCCCGGGCCCGGGTCCGCGCCTGGTTCCGGCCCTGGGCCCGGGCGTTCGCGGTGCTGCGCGCCTCCAGCCCGTCCAGCAGCTGCCGTTCGCCGCGGCCGCGAAGGAGCAGCAGGACGAAGGGGTCCTGGTCCAGCAGCCGGGCCACCTGGTAGCAGAGCGCGGCCGTGTGCGGGCAGTGGTCCCACTCGCCGCAGTCGCAGCGCGGATCGAAGTCCCCTATACCGGGCAGCAGTTCCACCCCGGCCGCCGCCGCGTCCTGCGCGAGCTCCGGCGGAACCTCCCGGTCCAGCAGCGCCGCGATGTACCCCGACTCCGCGGCCGCGAGCCCCAGCAGCCGGTCCCACTCTGCCTGCGAGAACTCCTGCACCAGCACGTCCGTCCGGTGCGCCGTCCCGTCCCGGTCGCGCACGACCGCCGTGAGCCCGCCCGGACGCACCGAGACCGCCCCCACCGCGCCCGAGCGCGCGACCCGGCGGCCCTGGCGGACCTGCTCGCCGTCGAGCGCGCTGTCCTCCAGGGCGCGCAGCCAGGCATGGCCCCACCAGGTCCGGGCGAAGTGGCGCCCGGGCGCGGGCGGGAGCGCCGCGAAGGTCTTCTCGTACGGGTCCCCGGTCTGGTTCATCGCCCACTCCCCGCGGCCGGGCGCAGCGCCACGAGTTCGGCCAGTTCGGCATCGGTCAGTTCGGTCAGCGCGCTCTCGCCGCCCGCGAGGACGGCGTCGGCCAGCGCCCGTTTGCGTTCGAGGAGGCGTGCGATGCGGTCCTCGACGGTGCCCTCGGCAATGATGTGGTGGACCTGTACGGGCTGGGTCTGGCCGATGCGGTAGGCGCGGTCGGTGGCCTGTTCCTCGACGGCCGGGTTCCACCAACGGTCGAAGTGGACGACGTGGCCGGCGCGGGTGAGGTTCAGGCCGGTGCCGGCGGCCTTGAGGGACAGCAGGAAGACGGGGACCTCACCGGCCTGGAAGCGGTCCACGAGCTCCTCGCGGCGTGCGACCGGGGTGCCGCCGTGCAGGAGCTGCGAGGCGATCCCCCGGGCCGACAGGTGCCGCTCGATCAGCCGGGCCATCGTCACGTACTGCGTGAAGACCAGCACCGAACCGCCCTCGGCAACGATCGTGTCCAGCAGCTCGTCCAGCAGGGCGAGCTTGCCCGAGCGGTGCGGCAGCCGGGGCTGCTCCTCCTTCAGGTACTGGGCGGGGTGGTTGCAGATCTGCTTGAGCGAGGTCAGCAGCTTGACCACCAGGCCGCGCCGCTCCATCCCGTCCGCCTCCGCGATCGCCGCGAGGGTCTCGCGTACGACGGCCTCGTAGAGCGCGGTCTGTTCGCCGGTGAGGGACACCGCGTGGTCGGTCTCCGTCTTCGGCGGCAGCTCGGGCGCGATACCGGGGTCGGACTTCTTGCGCCGCAACAGGAACGGCCGTACCAGCGCGGCCAGGCGGACCGCCGCCTGCGGGTCGCGGCCGCTCTCGACCGGTTCGGCGTAGCGGGCGCGGAAGGTACCGAGGCGGCCCAGGATCCCCGGCGTCGTCCAGTCGAGGACGGCCCACAGCTCGGAGAGGTCGTTCTCCACCGGAGTGCCGGTCAACGCCACGCGGGCCCGCGCCGGGACGGTCCGCAGGGCCTTGGCGGTGGAGGAGTGCGGGTTCTTGACGTGCTGCGCCTCGTCGGCGACGACCAGGCCCCAGTCGGTGGCGGCGAGCGCGGGCGCGTCCAGACGCATCGTGCCGTACGTGGTGAGCACGAACTCCCCGGCGCCGGGCGTGGGGCCGGCCAGGCTGCGGGCCGGCCCGTGGAAGCGGCGCACGGGGGTGCCGGGCGCGAACTTCTCGATCTCCCGCTCCCAGTTGCCCAGCAGCGAGGCCGGGCACACCACCAGGGTGGGGCCGGCGGTGGCCGCGCCCGGGCGGTTGCGGTGCAGGTGGAGCGCGATGAGGGTGACGGTCTTGCCCAGGCCCATGTCGTCGGCGAGGCAGGCCCCGAGGCCGAGCGAGGTCATCCGGGCCAGCCAGCGCAGGCCGCGCAGCTGGTAGTCGCGCAGGCTGGCCCGGAGCCCGGGCGGGGCAGCGATCCCCTCGTCTTCCCGCGCGTCGCCGGTGAGCCGTGCGCGCAGGCGTTCCACCGCGCCGGAGGCCTCCACGGCGACCCGCTCGCCGTCGATCTTCGCGGATCCGGTGAGTACGGCGGCCAGCGCGTCCACGGCGGCGACCGTACGGTCCTGGAGCGCGCGGGCCCGGCGGGCCTCGGCGGGGTCGATCAGCACCCACTGGTCGCGCAGCCGCACCAGGGGGCGGTTCGCCTCGGCGAGGCGGTCCAGCTCGGCGGGGGTGAGGTCGCCCCGGTCGCCGAGGGCGTGGCGCCAGCTGAAGGAGAGCAGGGCGCCGGGCGAGAGCAGACCGGAGGGAAGGGAGCTCCCGGCGGTGTCCTGCGTGTCCGGGGAGCCGGGACGTGTCGGGGACGGGGGGCCGACGACGGCGCGCGGGGTCAGCCCGCGGACGAGCCCGCGCGGCCAGTGCACCTGCACCCCGTCGGCGGCGAGCGCGGCGGCGGCTTCGCCGAGCAGCTCCGTGACCTCCTCGTCGGCGAGCTCGACGGAGTCCGGGACGGCAGCGCCCAGCAGCGGGGCGAGTGGTGGCCACAGCCGGGCGGCCCGGCGCAGGGCCCGCAGGGCGTCCAGCCGGGCGCCGGGCGGGAAGGCGGCAGCGGCGGCTCCGGAACCGGCCCAGACGTCGGCGGCGTCGGCGACCAGCGCGGCATCGGCCGGGCTGTGCATCTGGAGGACGGCGCGAAAGCCCCCGGCGCGCCCGGCGGCTTCGGAGGCGGTGGTGGCCCCGTCCGCCTCGGCCGCGGCGCGAGCCCCGGCGGCCCCGGCGGCTTGGGGTGCCCGGCCGGGTTCCCGGGTGAGCTCGATCCGGAGGGAAAGGCGCGCGCCGGCATCGTGACCGGCGGCCACCTCCGCGGCCCACTCGCGCAGGTCGGGGCGTCGCTCGGCCGGGCGCGCCGCGAAGGCGGGCCCACCGGCGGCCGCGGGCGCCGCGGGGGAGCGCGGCAGGGTGTCGGCGACCGCGTCGAGGAAGGCGCGCAGCAGCGGCTCCGCGGCGGGCAGCCGGGGCGGCCCCTGCAGATCGAGCGCCCCCTCCGGATCGATCGGTACGCAACGGGCGGCGGGCGGCA includes these proteins:
- a CDS encoding SWF or SNF family helicase is translated as MNQTGDPYEKTFAALPPAPGRHFARTWWGHAWLRALEDSALDGEQVRQGRRVARSGAVGAVSVRPGGLTAVVRDRDGTAHRTDVLVQEFSQAEWDRLLGLAAAESGYIAALLDREVPPELAQDAAAAGVELLPGIGDFDPRCDCGEWDHCPHTAALCYQVARLLDQDPFVLLLLRGRGERQLLDGLEARSTANARAQGRNQARTRARDARGTAADAGVAAEQAYAAARAGSPPLPPLPDLPRAPGQPPALDTEDEPDGLDVHAVEFLAQAAAAEAFRLLAEAVAPDHADRPAPAPLTEAEDAVRLTREAGDVRVRSRLAAATGRSRADMELAVLAWGFGAAPGLAALEDDWMPDRATLARARAALAAAWADEEAGDGADEEAPVLRRVRARWTQAGAGRQIRLGREGRWWPYRREEGRWIPSGPSAPDPASALEADPAG
- a CDS encoding DEAD/DEAH box helicase; this translates as MLPEISDLINRSAVFLPGDPARGGRIALWQADGTGTGARPWTGAGSFEELTVVTPDLRRTPVRALVLTIDEALPVLTRARTRAETAADSGSTAFWGAAALLALRFAAQGKLLPGVSPAGHDAWRIGPLEAVDLDEVRALAAAMPPAARCVPIDPEGALDLQGPPRLPAAEPLLRAFLDAVADTLPRSPAAPAAAGGPAFAARPAERRPDLREWAAEVAAGHDAGARLSLRIELTREPGRAPQAAGAAGARAAAEADGATTASEAAGRAGGFRAVLQMHSPADAALVADAADVWAGSGAAAAAFPPGARLDALRALRRAARLWPPLAPLLGAAVPDSVELADEEVTELLGEAAAALAADGVQVHWPRGLVRGLTPRAVVGPPSPTRPGSPDTQDTAGSSLPSGLLSPGALLSFSWRHALGDRGDLTPAELDRLAEANRPLVRLRDQWVLIDPAEARRARALQDRTVAAVDALAAVLTGSAKIDGERVAVEASGAVERLRARLTGDAREDEGIAAPPGLRASLRDYQLRGLRWLARMTSLGLGACLADDMGLGKTVTLIALHLHRNRPGAATAGPTLVVCPASLLGNWEREIEKFAPGTPVRRFHGPARSLAGPTPGAGEFVLTTYGTMRLDAPALAATDWGLVVADEAQHVKNPHSSTAKALRTVPARARVALTGTPVENDLSELWAVLDWTTPGILGRLGTFRARYAEPVESGRDPQAAVRLAALVRPFLLRRKKSDPGIAPELPPKTETDHAVSLTGEQTALYEAVVRETLAAIAEADGMERRGLVVKLLTSLKQICNHPAQYLKEEQPRLPHRSGKLALLDELLDTIVAEGGSVLVFTQYVTMARLIERHLSARGIASQLLHGGTPVARREELVDRFQAGEVPVFLLSLKAAGTGLNLTRAGHVVHFDRWWNPAVEEQATDRAYRIGQTQPVQVHHIIAEGTVEDRIARLLERKRALADAVLAGGESALTELTDAELAELVALRPAAGSGR